In Luteitalea sp. TBR-22, one genomic interval encodes:
- a CDS encoding efflux RND transporter permease subunit, which translates to MRALVTAALRLRLPVLALSVVLILVGLRTTRDAPFDVFPEFAPPLVEIQTEAPGLSSADVEALISVPLEAAMSGVPGLQTLRSKSVLGLSSVVLIFGNGADRLSARQLVQERLTRVIPALPAAARPPVIMSPLSSLSRVMKIGVSSKTLSQVELTTLARWTIRPRLMAIPGVANVAIWGQRDRQLQVLVDPDRLRASGTSLQEVMTATRDAMSVSAGGFLETPNQRLAVAHESPVRDAADLARMALSPRASTTGSPGTSLPVPAVRRLGDVADVVEGFPPPIGDGVINDGPGLLLIVEKQPDGNTLQVTRDVDAALAALAPGLAGVDVDASIFRPATFIEMSIANLNRALMIGCVLVVIVLVAFLWDWRTAVISLTAIPLSLLAAALVLRYWGGTLDTMVIAGLIIALGEVVDDAIIDVENIVRRLRLNRALPAPRPAFDVVLDASLEVRSAVVYGSVIVVMVFLPVFLLEGLAGAFFRPLALSYVLAIAASLLVALVVTPALSLLLLPGDRREHEAPLASWLRVRYRRLLPRLVAAPRAALAIIVASLLATAAAWPLLGEEFLPHFKEYDFLMHWVEKPGTSLEAMTRITLRASRELRAVPGVRNFGAHIGRAEVADEVVGINFTELWISLDPSVDYEKTVARIQAVVDGYPGLQRDLLTYLRERIKEVLTGASATIVVRIYGPDLEELQRKAAEVGKAIGAVGGAADVKVQALTLVPQVQIVYQPERAQLVGLSSASVRDTVATLLRGTKVGEVYDAQKIFDVVVWGTPAMRQDIFALRRLPLELPNGGYAPLASVADVMLAPTPNEITREGGSRRIDVTANVRGRDLGSVARDIEAVLARIPFDAGYHPEVLGEYKARAESQRRLLTLGALSLLGILLVLHVDFGSARMVGLVALTIPFALIGGVASVFLTGGVLSLGSLVGFVTVLGIAARNGIMLVSHYRHLETEEGMPFGADLAVRGAEERLAPILMTALVTALALVPIVAGGDRSGHEIEHPMAVVILGGLVTSTALNLFLLPAIYLKYARRS; encoded by the coding sequence ATGCGTGCCCTCGTGACCGCGGCGCTGCGGCTCCGGCTTCCGGTGCTCGCGCTGTCGGTCGTGCTGATCCTCGTCGGCCTCCGCACCACGCGGGACGCCCCCTTCGACGTGTTCCCGGAGTTCGCGCCGCCCCTGGTCGAGATCCAGACGGAGGCCCCCGGACTGTCGAGTGCAGACGTGGAGGCCCTCATCAGCGTCCCCCTCGAGGCGGCAATGAGCGGCGTGCCAGGGCTCCAGACGCTGCGGTCCAAGTCCGTCCTCGGCCTGTCGTCGGTCGTGCTCATCTTCGGCAATGGCGCCGACCGCCTGTCGGCGCGTCAACTCGTGCAGGAGCGCCTGACCCGCGTCATCCCGGCGCTGCCCGCGGCCGCCAGGCCCCCGGTGATCATGTCGCCGCTGTCGTCGCTGAGCCGTGTGATGAAGATCGGGGTCTCCTCGAAGACGCTGTCGCAGGTGGAGCTGACGACACTCGCGCGATGGACGATCCGGCCCAGGCTGATGGCCATCCCGGGGGTGGCCAACGTGGCGATCTGGGGCCAGCGCGACCGGCAGCTCCAGGTGCTGGTCGACCCCGATCGGCTCCGCGCCAGCGGGACCTCACTACAGGAAGTGATGACCGCCACGCGCGATGCGATGTCCGTGTCGGCGGGCGGTTTCCTCGAGACACCGAACCAGCGGCTCGCGGTCGCGCACGAGTCCCCGGTGCGCGACGCGGCCGACCTTGCCCGCATGGCGCTGTCGCCGCGCGCCTCGACGACGGGATCGCCCGGCACGTCGTTGCCGGTCCCAGCGGTTCGGCGGCTCGGTGACGTCGCCGACGTGGTCGAAGGCTTCCCACCGCCCATCGGGGATGGCGTCATCAACGACGGACCCGGCCTGCTGCTGATCGTGGAGAAGCAGCCGGATGGCAACACCTTGCAGGTCACCAGGGACGTGGATGCGGCCCTCGCGGCGCTGGCACCGGGACTGGCGGGCGTCGATGTGGATGCCAGCATCTTCCGGCCCGCCACGTTCATCGAGATGTCGATCGCCAATCTCAATCGCGCCCTGATGATCGGCTGCGTGCTGGTGGTCATCGTGCTCGTGGCGTTCCTCTGGGACTGGCGCACGGCCGTCATCAGCCTGACGGCCATTCCGCTGTCGCTGCTGGCCGCGGCGCTCGTCCTCCGCTACTGGGGCGGCACGCTCGACACGATGGTCATCGCCGGGCTGATCATCGCGCTCGGCGAGGTCGTGGACGACGCGATCATCGACGTCGAGAACATCGTCAGGCGCCTGCGCCTGAACCGCGCGCTGCCTGCCCCGCGCCCCGCCTTCGACGTCGTGCTCGATGCGTCGCTGGAAGTGCGCAGTGCCGTGGTGTACGGCAGCGTGATCGTCGTCATGGTCTTCCTGCCCGTGTTCCTGCTGGAGGGCCTGGCGGGGGCGTTCTTCCGCCCGCTGGCGCTGTCCTACGTCCTGGCGATCGCTGCATCGCTCCTGGTCGCGCTCGTGGTCACGCCGGCGCTGTCACTCCTGCTGCTGCCCGGTGACCGGCGTGAGCACGAGGCCCCCCTGGCGTCCTGGCTCAGGGTTCGCTATCGCCGGCTGCTGCCGCGCCTGGTCGCGGCCCCGCGGGCCGCGCTGGCCATCATCGTCGCCTCGCTCCTGGCGACCGCGGCCGCCTGGCCGCTGCTCGGCGAGGAGTTCCTGCCCCATTTCAAGGAATACGACTTCCTGATGCACTGGGTGGAGAAGCCCGGGACGTCGCTCGAGGCCATGACGCGCATCACGCTGCGCGCCAGCCGCGAACTGCGAGCCGTCCCCGGCGTCCGCAACTTCGGCGCACACATCGGTCGAGCGGAAGTGGCCGACGAGGTCGTCGGCATCAACTTCACCGAGCTCTGGATCAGCCTCGACCCGTCGGTCGACTACGAGAAGACCGTGGCCCGCATTCAGGCGGTGGTGGATGGCTACCCGGGGCTGCAACGCGACCTGCTCACCTACCTGCGCGAGCGCATCAAGGAAGTGCTGACCGGCGCCAGCGCCACCATCGTCGTGCGGATCTACGGTCCGGACCTGGAGGAACTGCAGCGCAAGGCCGCGGAGGTGGGCAAGGCCATCGGCGCCGTCGGGGGCGCCGCCGACGTGAAGGTGCAGGCGCTGACGCTCGTGCCCCAGGTCCAGATTGTGTACCAGCCTGAACGGGCGCAACTGGTGGGCCTCAGCTCGGCGTCCGTCCGCGACACGGTGGCGACACTGCTGCGAGGCACGAAGGTCGGCGAGGTGTACGACGCGCAGAAGATCTTCGACGTGGTGGTCTGGGGCACGCCCGCCATGCGCCAGGACATCTTCGCGCTGCGGCGGTTGCCGCTCGAACTGCCCAACGGGGGCTACGCCCCACTGGCGTCGGTTGCCGACGTCATGCTGGCGCCGACACCCAACGAGATCACGCGCGAAGGCGGGTCGCGGCGAATCGACGTCACGGCCAACGTGCGCGGGCGTGACCTCGGCTCGGTGGCGCGCGACATCGAAGCCGTGCTGGCGAGGATTCCCTTCGACGCGGGGTACCACCCGGAGGTGCTCGGCGAGTACAAGGCGCGTGCCGAATCGCAGCGGCGATTGCTCACGCTCGGTGCGCTCTCGCTGCTCGGCATCCTGCTCGTGCTCCACGTGGACTTCGGATCGGCGCGCATGGTGGGACTGGTCGCGCTCACCATCCCGTTCGCGCTCATCGGCGGCGTCGCAAGCGTGTTCCTGACCGGTGGCGTGCTGTCGCTCGGGTCACTCGTGGGCTTCGTGACCGTGCTGGGCATCGCGGCGCGCAACGGCATCATGCTGGTGAGCCACTACCGGCATCTCGAGACCGAGGAGGGGATGCCATTCGGTGCGGACCTGGCGGTCCGGGGCGCCGAGGAGCGGCTCGCGCCCATCCTGATGACCGCGCTCGTGACCGCCCTCGCGCTCGTGCCGATCGTCGCCGGCGGCGATCGGTCGGGCCACGAGATCGAGCATCCGATGGCGGTGGTCATCCTGGGTGGCCTCGTGACGTCGACGGCCCTCAACCTGTTCCTGCTGCCCGCGATCTACCTGAAGTACGCGCGACGTTCGTAG
- a CDS encoding efflux RND transporter periplasmic adaptor subunit yields MPALVGLVVSAAGCGGPDPAPSARSVPPAKVASGVSEASLTTVTLTPEAASRLGIETARVEERDITRSRTLGGDVMPAGGAQTTMTAPMAGTLEVVGPPAAVGTLVRRGTTVMRIVPLAPAERDVRVEAERAVSEAAGRQTMAAQRSQRATQLAADGSGSRRAAEEAQADLVVANAALKASQDRLALAARGVSATGGLALVAPHDGVLRAVYAQPGQAVAATAPLFDLVRLDTVWVRVPLYAGDVDTVDRRAAALIVPLGADASAPGVAARPVAAPPSADATSAAIDIYYTAPNPDGAFRPGQRVGVRVPLGRAGRGRVVPRAAVLHDAQGGSWVYEARDAHMYVRRRVSVIDMVGAFAVIDQGPAVGTRVVTAGAAELFGTEFGVGK; encoded by the coding sequence GTGCCAGCCCTGGTTGGCCTGGTGGTGTCGGCAGCAGGCTGTGGCGGTCCCGACCCGGCGCCCTCGGCCAGGTCCGTACCGCCCGCCAAGGTCGCCAGCGGCGTCTCGGAGGCCTCGTTGACGACGGTCACGCTCACGCCGGAGGCGGCGTCGAGACTCGGCATCGAGACCGCGCGGGTCGAGGAGCGCGACATCACGCGCAGTCGCACACTCGGGGGCGACGTGATGCCCGCAGGCGGCGCCCAGACGACGATGACGGCGCCGATGGCGGGGACGCTGGAGGTGGTGGGGCCCCCCGCGGCGGTCGGCACGCTCGTCCGCCGGGGGACCACCGTCATGCGGATCGTGCCGCTGGCGCCCGCTGAGCGCGACGTGCGCGTCGAAGCGGAGCGCGCCGTCAGCGAGGCCGCGGGCCGCCAGACGATGGCTGCCCAGCGCAGTCAGCGCGCCACGCAATTGGCCGCGGATGGGTCGGGTAGCCGTCGTGCAGCCGAAGAGGCGCAGGCCGATCTCGTGGTGGCGAATGCGGCGCTGAAGGCGTCCCAGGATCGGCTCGCCCTCGCGGCTCGTGGTGTCAGTGCCACCGGAGGCCTGGCACTGGTCGCCCCGCACGACGGCGTGTTGCGGGCCGTGTACGCGCAGCCAGGCCAGGCCGTCGCGGCCACGGCACCGCTCTTCGACCTCGTGCGACTCGACACGGTGTGGGTTCGTGTTCCGCTCTACGCCGGCGACGTGGACACCGTGGATCGTCGCGCCGCCGCACTGATCGTGCCGCTCGGCGCTGACGCGTCCGCGCCCGGCGTCGCGGCACGGCCGGTGGCCGCCCCTCCTTCTGCCGATGCCACATCTGCCGCGATAGACATCTACTACACCGCCCCCAACCCCGATGGCGCGTTCCGTCCCGGCCAGCGGGTGGGTGTCCGCGTGCCACTCGGCCGCGCCGGCCGCGGCCGCGTCGTACCTCGGGCCGCCGTGCTGCACGATGCGCAGGGCGGGAGCTGGGTCTACGAGGCACGCGATGCGCACATGTACGTGCGACGCCGCGTCTCGGTCATCGACATGGTGGGCGCGTTCGCCGTCATCGACCAGGGGCCTGCGGTCGGGACGCGCGTGGTGACCGCGGGGGCTGCCGAGCTCTTCGGCACCGAGTTCGGGGTCGGCAAGTGA
- a CDS encoding TolC family protein — MSRIVAGATAVQARCRAWAWVLPALALVSGCAVKSSPALPAPADSLHQRTGVAMRTADDTAPGVPVGVDLADGLTADEAVALALWNNAAFQVSVSELGFARADLVEAGLLSNPVLSLLFPAGVKQFEATLRWPVEVLWERPRRVAMAQLALDVAGQRLVQTGLDLTASVRIAYADVSLATDRAALAREAADLLTRIDTLTQSRLKAGDISELEARAARVDATRGLQDVERADWDVVLAWNRLRLLLGVPDSTAPLVLGAPAARATCSPTSDLLREALVARPDVRAAELAVETAGARIGWEKSRILALTAVLDANGQGIDGFEMGPGIDASLPIFNRNQGGRARAEADLQRSSAAYVAIQQQVGFELREATTQFDQAHQSAAAWQERIVAPLRDNLADAERSFAQGEMSYLFVLENSRRLTDARVRARELEADQARAHARIERAVGRSCGRPPVKAPRGQ; from the coding sequence ATGTCACGCATCGTGGCGGGCGCGACCGCCGTGCAGGCCAGATGCCGCGCGTGGGCCTGGGTGCTGCCGGCCCTCGCGCTGGTGAGCGGCTGTGCCGTGAAGTCGTCGCCGGCACTGCCCGCGCCAGCCGACTCCCTGCATCAGCGCACGGGCGTCGCGATGCGTACGGCCGACGACACCGCGCCCGGGGTGCCCGTCGGCGTTGACCTGGCAGACGGGCTGACGGCAGACGAAGCGGTGGCACTGGCGCTCTGGAACAACGCGGCTTTCCAGGTCAGCGTCAGCGAACTCGGCTTCGCGCGGGCCGATCTGGTCGAAGCCGGCCTGCTCTCGAACCCTGTCCTCTCACTGCTCTTCCCCGCGGGCGTCAAGCAGTTCGAGGCGACGCTCCGCTGGCCCGTCGAGGTGCTGTGGGAGCGCCCTCGTCGTGTGGCGATGGCGCAACTGGCGCTCGACGTCGCTGGCCAGCGCCTCGTGCAGACCGGCCTCGACCTGACGGCGTCCGTGCGGATCGCCTACGCCGACGTGAGCCTGGCCACCGACCGCGCGGCGCTCGCACGAGAGGCCGCCGACTTGCTGACCCGGATCGACACCTTGACCCAATCGCGGCTGAAGGCCGGCGACATCAGCGAACTCGAGGCCAGGGCCGCGCGGGTGGATGCCACGCGCGGCCTGCAGGACGTCGAACGCGCCGACTGGGACGTCGTGCTCGCCTGGAACCGGCTGCGACTCCTCCTCGGCGTGCCCGACAGCACGGCCCCACTCGTCCTGGGGGCGCCTGCGGCCCGCGCGACGTGCAGCCCGACGAGCGACCTCCTGCGTGAGGCTCTGGTGGCGCGGCCAGACGTCCGGGCCGCGGAACTGGCGGTCGAGACGGCTGGCGCACGAATCGGCTGGGAGAAGTCACGGATCCTGGCGCTGACGGCCGTCCTCGACGCCAACGGCCAGGGCATCGACGGCTTCGAGATGGGCCCCGGCATCGATGCCAGCCTGCCGATCTTCAATCGCAACCAGGGTGGCCGGGCGCGGGCCGAGGCGGACCTGCAGCGGTCCTCGGCGGCCTACGTCGCGATCCAGCAGCAGGTGGGCTTCGAACTGCGGGAAGCCACCACCCAGTTCGACCAGGCGCATCAGTCTGCTGCGGCCTGGCAGGAGCGTATCGTCGCGCCCCTGCGGGACAACCTGGCTGACGCCGAGCGCTCGTTTGCCCAGGGCGAGATGTCGTACCTGTTCGTCCTGGAGAACAGTCGCCGCCTGACCGACGCGCGTGTCCGGGCGCGGGAGCTCGAGGCCGACCAAGCGCGTGCGCATGCACGCATCGAACGTGCGGTGGGCCGGTCGTGCGGCCGCCCGCCCGTGAAGGCGCCGCGTGGCCAGTGA
- a CDS encoding long-chain-fatty-acid--CoA ligase gives MQLSVPALLRRAASLFPHKPIVSREADGSIAQTTYGACLAQSRRLAAALRALGVGPGDRVATFCWSHQRHLQAFYAVPALGAILHTLNVRLAADELAFAITDADDAVVIVDADLWPAFEPVRPRIGDRRVVVIADGGDVPAGTLDHGTLIAAHAPHDDDPDIDEQAGALLCHTSGTTGRPKGVLSSHRALVLHAMAQALPDMFDLSERSIVLPAAHMFHANAWGLPFSCALVGASQVWPGRRLDAAGLVELFASERVTHTAGVPTIAHDLLHHLDAHPDRDVSALRVMLVGGAALPEATIRAFAERHGVRLLHSWGMTETGPLGTLSRLPSELAGAPPDAQYAWLATQGRPAPLVEIRARAGDGAMVPWDGATPGELEVRGPWIASAYVGAAAVHSPSSADVAWTSDGWLRTGDVVTIGPTGQVSVTDRMKDLVKSGGEWISSVALEALLLEHPGVAEVAVIATPHERWGERPLAVVVPVRDRPAPTLAEIRAHLAGRVPAWWAPDALVLMERLPRTASHKVRKDLLRQGTRDTRPVTRESGDEGQEKGQGTGDQAAE, from the coding sequence ATGCAGTTGTCCGTTCCCGCCCTGCTGCGTCGGGCGGCCTCGCTCTTCCCCCACAAGCCGATCGTGTCCCGCGAGGCCGATGGCAGCATCGCGCAGACGACGTACGGCGCGTGCCTCGCGCAGTCGCGTCGCCTCGCGGCGGCCCTGCGCGCCCTGGGCGTGGGCCCGGGAGACCGCGTGGCGACGTTCTGCTGGAGCCACCAGCGTCACCTGCAGGCGTTCTACGCCGTCCCGGCGCTCGGCGCCATCCTGCACACGCTGAACGTCCGCCTGGCGGCAGACGAACTGGCATTTGCCATCACCGACGCCGACGACGCCGTGGTGATCGTCGATGCGGACCTCTGGCCGGCGTTCGAGCCGGTGCGGCCACGCATCGGCGACCGGCGCGTCGTGGTCATCGCCGACGGCGGCGACGTGCCTGCCGGCACGCTCGACCACGGAACACTGATCGCCGCCCATGCGCCGCACGACGATGACCCCGACATCGACGAGCAGGCGGGCGCCCTCCTGTGCCACACGTCGGGAACCACCGGCCGGCCCAAGGGCGTGCTGTCATCGCACCGTGCGCTGGTGCTGCACGCGATGGCGCAGGCGTTGCCGGACATGTTCGACCTGTCGGAGCGGTCGATCGTGCTCCCCGCGGCGCACATGTTCCACGCCAACGCATGGGGGCTGCCCTTCAGCTGCGCGCTCGTGGGCGCGTCGCAGGTATGGCCCGGGAGACGGCTGGACGCGGCCGGCCTGGTGGAGCTCTTCGCGTCCGAGCGGGTCACGCACACGGCCGGCGTGCCGACGATCGCCCACGACCTGCTGCACCACCTCGACGCGCATCCGGACCGGGACGTCTCCGCGCTGCGGGTGATGCTCGTGGGAGGCGCGGCGCTGCCAGAGGCGACGATCCGCGCCTTCGCCGAGCGTCACGGGGTGCGGCTGCTACATTCGTGGGGCATGACCGAGACGGGCCCGCTGGGGACGCTGTCGCGCCTGCCGAGCGAGCTGGCCGGCGCGCCGCCGGACGCGCAGTACGCGTGGCTGGCGACGCAGGGCCGACCGGCGCCGCTGGTGGAGATCCGCGCCCGGGCCGGCGACGGCGCCATGGTGCCGTGGGACGGGGCGACGCCGGGAGAGCTCGAAGTGCGCGGGCCCTGGATCGCGTCGGCGTACGTCGGAGCCGCGGCGGTGCACAGCCCGTCGTCCGCGGATGTCGCCTGGACGTCCGACGGCTGGCTGCGGACCGGCGACGTGGTGACGATCGGCCCCACGGGGCAGGTGTCGGTCACCGACCGCATGAAGGACCTCGTCAAGTCCGGCGGCGAGTGGATCAGCTCTGTGGCACTCGAGGCGTTGCTGCTCGAACACCCGGGCGTCGCCGAAGTCGCGGTGATCGCCACCCCGCACGAACGCTGGGGCGAGCGCCCGCTTGCCGTGGTCGTCCCGGTCCGGGACCGACCGGCGCCGACGCTGGCCGAGATTCGGGCCCATCTGGCCGGGCGCGTGCCCGCCTGGTGGGCGCCCGACGCCCTCGTCCTGATGGAACGCCTGCCCCGCACCGCGTCGCACAAGGTGCGCAAGGACCTGCTGCGTCAAGGGACGAGGGACACGCGACCAGTCACCAGGGAGTCAGGCGACGAGGGACAAGAGAAAGGCCAAGGGACAGGGGACCAGGCCGCTGAGTGA
- a CDS encoding DUF1624 domain-containing protein, with translation MSTDARDYRIPTIDILRGLVIVIMALDHVRDYVMIGGIQDPAASASTDLPLFLTRWVTHFCAPVFVFLAGASAGLMSTRRTHAALGRFLLARGLWLVVMEATVVSLAWTFAPTGVAEFGGAVLVALGVIWAIGASMVALAALQWLGRRTCLVLALGIVLGHNLLDGVWPATTGMFDLTPPWWVGLHAQLSRVIGPFLVVNVYPLLPWLGVMLLGFGSSGVFDDVAARRDRRLLAWGAAATLAFLVIRATGVYGDPDPWRVQGVASTVIDFLNVTKYPPSLLFVLMTLGPAAMFCAVAGRLPAALARPLATFGRAPFAFYMAHLYLIHLVAMGLGVAQGFVPGAFLTFFAFFPKGYGVGLPGTYLIWVLVVLALYPLCAWVAGVKARRRDWWLSYL, from the coding sequence ATGTCCACGGACGCGCGCGACTACCGGATACCGACGATCGACATCCTCAGGGGACTGGTCATCGTCATCATGGCTCTGGATCACGTGCGCGACTACGTGATGATCGGCGGCATCCAGGACCCCGCCGCCAGCGCCTCGACGGACCTGCCCCTGTTCCTCACCCGCTGGGTCACGCACTTCTGTGCGCCCGTCTTCGTCTTCCTCGCCGGCGCCAGTGCGGGCCTGATGTCGACGCGCCGCACCCATGCCGCGCTCGGCCGCTTCCTGCTGGCGCGCGGGCTCTGGCTGGTGGTGATGGAGGCGACCGTCGTGTCGCTGGCGTGGACGTTCGCACCGACCGGCGTGGCGGAGTTCGGCGGCGCGGTGCTCGTGGCCCTCGGCGTGATCTGGGCGATCGGCGCCAGCATGGTCGCCCTCGCCGCGTTGCAGTGGCTCGGGCGTCGCACATGTCTGGTGCTCGCGCTGGGCATCGTGCTGGGCCACAACCTGCTCGACGGGGTGTGGCCGGCGACCACCGGCATGTTCGACCTGACGCCGCCGTGGTGGGTCGGGCTGCACGCCCAGCTCTCGCGCGTGATCGGCCCCTTCCTCGTCGTCAACGTCTACCCGCTGCTGCCGTGGCTCGGCGTGATGCTCCTCGGCTTCGGCTCGTCGGGCGTGTTCGACGACGTGGCGGCGCGGCGCGACCGCCGCCTGCTGGCCTGGGGCGCGGCGGCGACGCTGGCGTTCCTGGTGATCAGGGCGACCGGCGTGTACGGCGATCCGGACCCGTGGCGGGTGCAGGGCGTGGCGAGCACCGTCATCGACTTCCTCAACGTGACGAAGTACCCGCCGAGCCTGTTGTTCGTGCTGATGACGCTCGGGCCGGCGGCGATGTTCTGCGCCGTCGCCGGCCGCCTGCCCGCAGCGCTGGCGCGACCGCTCGCGACCTTCGGCCGCGCGCCCTTCGCGTTCTACATGGCGCACCTCTACCTGATCCACCTCGTGGCCATGGGCCTCGGCGTGGCGCAGGGTTTCGTGCCCGGCGCCTTCCTCACCTTCTTCGCGTTCTTCCCCAAGGGATACGGGGTCGGCTTGCCGGGCACGTACCTGATCTGGGTGCTGGTGGTGCTGGCGCTCTACCCGCTCTGCGCGTGGGTGGCCGGCGTCAAGGCGCGCCGCCGCGACTGGTGGCTCAGTTATCTCTGA
- a CDS encoding glycoside hydrolase family 88 protein: MIRIDKRLTPKSLLPAVDRMFDLSGRKVALIEKSWNPAHGTPVFTVRGRYTSRGWTEWTQGFQFGSAILQYDATGDPAMLEIGRKATVDLMASHVSHVGVHDHGFNNVSTYGNLLRLAREGRIEASDWEVRFYELALKVSGAVQAARWTELPEGLGYIHSFNGPHSLFADTMRSLRSLAVGHRLGHVLMGERDRKISLLGRLIQHADTNARFIVYFGKGRDAYDVRGRVVHEAIFNLKDGSYRCPSTQQGYSPFSTWTRGLAWVITGYAEELEFLETLAPQEFEAHGGKKAVLRRYLDAARATADFYLAHTPTCGVPYWDTGAPGLAHLDDYLDRPADPFNDHEPVDSSAAAITAQGLIRLGLYLGAEDRRPGPTATASEGERYLKAGLTVARTLLDEPYLSTSRTHQGLLLHAVYHRPNGWDHIPRGRAIPCGESCMWGDYHLRELGLLIRRMALKQPYYTFFA, encoded by the coding sequence ATGATCAGAATCGACAAACGCCTCACGCCCAAGTCCCTGCTCCCTGCCGTCGACCGGATGTTCGACCTGTCGGGCCGCAAGGTCGCGCTGATCGAGAAGTCGTGGAACCCTGCGCACGGCACGCCCGTGTTCACGGTGCGCGGCAGGTACACGTCGCGCGGCTGGACCGAGTGGACGCAGGGCTTCCAGTTCGGCTCGGCGATCCTCCAGTACGACGCGACGGGCGATCCGGCGATGCTGGAGATCGGCCGCAAGGCGACGGTCGACCTGATGGCCAGCCACGTGAGCCACGTGGGCGTGCACGACCACGGCTTCAACAACGTGTCGACGTACGGCAACCTCCTGCGCCTGGCGCGCGAGGGCCGCATCGAGGCGAGCGACTGGGAAGTGCGTTTCTACGAGCTTGCGCTCAAGGTGTCGGGCGCCGTGCAGGCGGCGCGCTGGACGGAGCTGCCGGAGGGCCTCGGCTACATCCACTCGTTCAACGGTCCGCACTCGCTCTTTGCCGACACGATGCGGTCGCTGCGCTCGCTGGCGGTCGGCCACCGGCTCGGGCACGTGCTGATGGGAGAGCGTGATCGGAAGATCTCGCTGCTCGGTCGCCTGATCCAGCACGCCGACACGAACGCGCGCTTCATCGTGTACTTCGGCAAGGGCCGCGACGCCTACGACGTCCGCGGCCGCGTGGTGCACGAGGCCATCTTCAACCTGAAGGACGGCTCGTATCGCTGCCCGTCCACGCAGCAGGGCTACTCGCCGTTCAGCACCTGGACGCGCGGCCTCGCGTGGGTGATCACCGGCTACGCCGAGGAGCTCGAGTTCCTCGAGACGCTTGCCCCGCAGGAGTTCGAGGCGCACGGCGGCAAGAAGGCCGTGCTGCGGCGCTACCTCGACGCGGCGCGCGCCACCGCCGACTTCTACCTCGCGCACACGCCGACCTGCGGCGTGCCGTACTGGGACACCGGCGCGCCAGGCCTCGCGCACCTCGACGACTACCTCGATCGTCCCGCCGATCCGTTCAACGACCACGAGCCGGTGGACAGTTCCGCCGCGGCCATCACCGCGCAGGGCCTGATCAGGCTCGGGCTGTATCTGGGTGCGGAGGACCGTCGGCCAGGGCCGACGGCCACGGCCTCGGAAGGCGAGCGATACCTGAAGGCTGGCCTGACGGTGGCGCGCACGCTGCTGGACGAGCCGTACCTTTCGACGTCACGGACGCACCAGGGCCTGCTGCTGCACGCCGTGTACCACCGACCGAACGGCTGGGACCACATCCCCAGGGGGCGCGCCATCCCGTGCGGCGAGTCGTGCATGTGGGGTGACTACCACCTCCGCGAACTCGGTCTGCTGATCCGCAGGATGGCCCTGAAGCAGCCGTATTACACGTTCTTCGCCTGA
- a CDS encoding 3-ketoacyl-ACP reductase, giving the protein MSVVPVVLITGASRGLGRGIALEAAAQGCSVAINYASNAAAAHETAAMCAAAAASPEQRFVPIKGDIGNRDDRAGLLAHTLDTFGRIDALVNNAGMAPRVRADLTETSEASFEELIRVNLQGPFFLTQAVAKHWLARPYAPALEGGFKILFITSISADTASINRGEYCVSKAGLAMTSQLWAVRLAAEGVQVLELRPGIMATDMTAGVKDKYDALLADGLVPQRRWGTAEDVGRAVRAVLAGAFPFTTGDVIHLDGGFHVRRL; this is encoded by the coding sequence ATGTCGGTCGTCCCCGTCGTCCTGATCACTGGCGCCAGCCGTGGGCTCGGGCGCGGCATCGCCCTCGAGGCAGCGGCGCAGGGCTGCTCGGTGGCCATCAACTACGCGAGCAACGCAGCGGCCGCGCACGAGACCGCGGCGATGTGCGCCGCGGCGGCGGCGAGCCCGGAGCAGCGGTTCGTGCCCATCAAGGGCGACATCGGCAATCGCGACGACCGCGCCGGGCTGCTCGCGCACACGCTCGACACGTTCGGCCGGATCGATGCCCTCGTGAACAACGCCGGCATGGCGCCGCGGGTGCGCGCCGACCTCACCGAGACGAGCGAGGCATCGTTCGAGGAGCTGATCCGCGTCAACCTGCAGGGGCCGTTCTTCCTGACGCAGGCGGTGGCCAAGCACTGGCTCGCCAGGCCGTACGCGCCAGCCCTCGAGGGCGGCTTCAAGATCCTCTTCATCACGTCGATCTCGGCCGACACGGCCTCGATCAACCGCGGTGAGTACTGCGTCTCGAAGGCCGGCCTGGCGATGACGTCGCAGCTGTGGGCGGTGCGCCTCGCTGCCGAGGGCGTGCAGGTGCTCGAGTTGCGTCCCGGGATCATGGCCACCGACATGACCGCGGGCGTGAAGGACAAGTACGACGCGCTGCTAGCCGACGGGCTGGTCCCGCAGCGCCGCTGGGGCACCGCCGAGGACGTCGGCAGGGCCGTGCGAGCGGTGCTGGCCGGCGCCTTCCCGTTCACGACCGGCGACGTGATTCACCTCGACGGCGGCTTCCACGTGCGACGCCTGTAG